Proteins encoded in a region of the Candidatus Methylomirabilota bacterium genome:
- a CDS encoding transporter substrate-binding domain-containing protein encodes MADVTPAVRADLAPTGTLRAAINYGNAILATRDRATGQSRGVAVDLMHDIGERLGVPLAIVPYDSVAAMGDAAPTGVWDIAFLGSDPAREKLMGFTAAYLEIEATYLVPGASPLRTAADVDGDGVRVAAPARANYELFLGRNLKRATLVSTPSGDAAFEMLAAGRVEALAGLTQSLLGLVPKLPGSRLVEGRFMGVQQSIAVPKGKDAGLRYLRAVVEDAKQSGLVARAIERTGANGVSVAPPGP; translated from the coding sequence ATGGCCGACGTCACTCCCGCGGTTCGCGCCGATCTCGCGCCCACCGGCACGCTCCGCGCCGCCATCAACTACGGCAACGCGATCCTCGCCACGAGGGACCGGGCCACCGGCCAGTCGCGGGGCGTGGCCGTCGACCTGATGCACGACATCGGCGAGCGCCTGGGCGTGCCGCTGGCGATCGTGCCGTACGACAGCGTGGCCGCGATGGGCGACGCCGCCCCGACCGGCGTGTGGGACATCGCGTTCCTCGGATCGGACCCGGCGCGCGAGAAGCTCATGGGCTTCACCGCCGCGTACCTCGAGATCGAGGCCACCTACCTGGTGCCGGGCGCCTCGCCGCTGCGCACCGCCGCCGACGTCGATGGCGACGGCGTCCGCGTGGCCGCGCCGGCGCGGGCCAACTACGAGCTGTTCCTCGGCCGCAACCTGAAGCGGGCGACGCTGGTGTCGACGCCGAGCGGCGACGCCGCCTTCGAGATGCTCGCGGCCGGCCGGGTGGAGGCGCTCGCCGGGCTGACCCAGAGCCTGCTGGGCCTCGTGCCGAAGCTGCCCGGATCGCGGCTCGTCGAGGGACGCTTCATGGGCGTCCAGCAATCCATCGCGGTGCCGAAGGGCAAGGACGCGGGCCTGCGCTACCTGCGCGCGGTCGTGGAGGACGCCAAGCAGTCCGGGCTCGTCGCGCGCGCCATCGAGCGCACCGGCGCCAACGGTGTGTCGGTGGCGCCGCCCGGGCCATAG
- a CDS encoding type I restriction-modification system subunit M N-terminal domain-containing protein translates to MTHSEIVSFLWGVADLIRDTFKRGKYQDVILPLTVLRRLDCVLAPSKEKVLRRKEDLRGKGLQDLDAQLRRASGFAFYNTSRYDFDKLRADAPQLAANLRNYIAGFSPNMREVLERFDFDNTISKLNEAGLLFKVLERFKAVDLHPGVVDNATMGTIFDGDTRTVTRDGVKEEAVVSKIFPTTHFGFRKITVERPLRLNFHATPARLARLEHERGFLALAQSKKESAAGAKEQAAGREQQEAIRALLRTLPPTLYKDRRGFETALEAAARSASVKMASPVARAILAALSERDESAAICRDPAGAAEPDPELRDTESVPLAEPVEAFFEREVKPHVPDAWIDTARRDDKDGQVGIVGYEINFNRYFYRYTPPRPLEQFEADIKALEKDIVRMLAEVTGTTARDVVE, encoded by the coding sequence ATGACCCATAGCGAGATCGTCAGCTTCCTCTGGGGCGTCGCGGACCTCATTCGCGACACCTTCAAGCGCGGCAAGTACCAGGACGTGATCCTGCCACTCACCGTCCTGCGCCGGCTCGACTGCGTCCTAGCCCCCTCCAAAGAGAAGGTGCTTCGCCGAAAGGAAGATCTCCGCGGCAAGGGGCTACAGGACCTGGATGCGCAGCTCCGCCGGGCATCCGGCTTTGCCTTCTACAACACCTCCCGCTACGACTTCGACAAGCTCCGCGCCGACGCCCCCCAGCTCGCGGCCAACCTGCGCAACTACATCGCCGGCTTCAGCCCGAATATGCGCGAGGTGCTCGAGCGCTTCGACTTCGACAACACCATCAGCAAGCTGAACGAGGCCGGCCTGCTCTTCAAGGTGCTCGAGCGCTTCAAAGCCGTCGATCTTCATCCCGGGGTGGTCGACAACGCCACGATGGGGACGATCTTCGACGGCGACACCCGCACGGTCACCCGTGACGGCGTCAAGGAAGAGGCCGTGGTCAGCAAGATCTTCCCGACCACCCACTTCGGGTTCCGCAAGATCACGGTCGAGCGCCCCTTGCGTCTCAACTTCCACGCCACTCCCGCCCGTCTCGCGCGCTTGGAGCACGAGCGCGGCTTCCTGGCGCTGGCCCAGTCGAAGAAGGAGAGCGCGGCCGGCGCCAAGGAGCAGGCCGCCGGCCGCGAGCAGCAGGAGGCGATCCGTGCCCTGCTGCGCACGCTGCCCCCGACCCTCTACAAGGACCGGCGCGGGTTCGAGACCGCGTTGGAGGCAGCAGCGCGCTCGGCCAGCGTGAAGATGGCGTCCCCGGTAGCGCGGGCCATCCTCGCCGCCCTGTCCGAGCGCGATGAGTCGGCGGCCATCTGCCGCGACCCGGCGGGTGCCGCAGAGCCGGATCCCGAACTGCGTGACACCGAGAGCGTCCCCCTCGCCGAGCCGGTCGAGGCGTTCTTCGAGCGCGAGGTCAAGCCGCACGTCCCCGACGCCTGGATCGACACCGCTCGCCGCGACGACAAGGACGGCCAGGTCGGCATCGTCGGCTACGAGATCAACTTCAACCGCTACTTCTACCGCTACACCCCGCCCCGTCCGCTGGAACAGTTCGAGGCCGACATCAAAGCGCTGGAGAAGGACATCGTCCGCATGCTGGCCGAGGTGACGGGGACGACGGCACGGGACGTGGTTGAATGA
- a CDS encoding restriction endonuclease subunit S yields MYGIVLPGPSVEDGIPIVKGGDVNSDRLRLERLSRTSREIESGHVRSGLRGGDLVFAIRGSIGEVAMVPEELEAANLTQDAARVAYIPALHGPWLLYALKSSSVFAQLDAGALGATIRGINIRDLKRVSLPIPPRQEQEGIAAFLDTKTAQIDVLVAKVRNAIERLKELRTSLISAAVTGKIDVGRA; encoded by the coding sequence ATGTATGGGATCGTGCTTCCGGGCCCAAGCGTCGAGGACGGTATCCCGATCGTCAAGGGTGGCGACGTCAATTCGGACCGTTTGCGCCTCGAACGCCTCAGCCGGACGTCCCGGGAGATCGAGTCCGGGCATGTCAGGTCGGGGCTTCGTGGAGGGGACCTCGTCTTCGCAATCCGAGGCAGTATCGGGGAAGTTGCAATGGTTCCCGAAGAACTAGAAGCCGCAAATCTCACCCAGGATGCCGCGCGCGTAGCCTACATCCCAGCTCTCCATGGGCCTTGGCTCCTTTATGCGCTGAAGTCTTCATCTGTCTTTGCTCAGCTCGACGCCGGAGCACTCGGGGCGACCATTCGGGGCATCAACATCCGCGACTTGAAACGTGTATCTCTCCCGATACCACCAAGGCAGGAGCAAGAAGGTATCGCAGCGTTTCTGGATACCAAGACCGCTCAGATTGACGTCCTCGTCGCCAAGGTTCGGAATGCGATCGAGCGGCTGAAGGAGCTACGGACTTCGCTCATCTCCGCCGCGGTGACGGGGAAGATCGACGTCGGTCGGGCCTGA
- a CDS encoding DUF222 domain-containing protein, translating to MEILTGEGGLLCNPQRIQELDRLGDEIAELSAHLDAATARLLELIREFDRRGGWNTGFRSCAEWLTWRVGLNPGAARERVRVARALGALPRLADALFRGALSYSKVRALTRVATPETEERLLAVGRAGTAAHVERIVRGWRQVDLSAERRVAAQQHARRGLYLFEDEDGTVIVRGRLAPEVGALLRRALEAGREVLYQRARQEGPVGATDPATEPPTRAQQQADALALVAETALHQGLDPGTPGERYQVVVHVDAPVLADPTQPGQTVLEDGIRVSAETSQRLACDASRVVLRHDSEGRVVEIGARTRTIPPALRRALQQRDRGCRFPGCGVRVTQGHHLHHWAQGGPTTLSNLALLCRRHHRAVHEEGYQVERYSDDGLRFRRPDGRELPEVPAPGAVPAEPVEAIRACHAAQGLSIDARTGRSAWLGERLDLGWTLEVLRPLASGAPSGPSGN from the coding sequence ATGGAAATCCTCACAGGTGAAGGGGGTCTTCTCTGCAACCCGCAGCGTATCCAGGAACTGGACCGTCTCGGCGACGAGATCGCCGAGCTGTCGGCGCATCTGGACGCCGCGACGGCTCGGCTGCTGGAGCTGATCCGCGAGTTCGACCGCCGCGGGGGCTGGAACACCGGCTTCAGATCGTGCGCGGAATGGCTGACGTGGCGGGTCGGGCTGAACCCGGGCGCCGCCCGCGAGCGCGTGCGGGTGGCGCGGGCCCTGGGCGCACTGCCCCGCCTGGCCGACGCGCTCTTCCGAGGGGCCCTCTCCTACTCCAAGGTACGAGCGCTGACTCGTGTGGCCACGCCGGAGACGGAAGAACGGCTCCTGGCGGTCGGGCGAGCGGGGACGGCCGCGCATGTCGAGCGCATCGTGCGGGGCTGGCGGCAGGTCGACCTCTCGGCGGAACGCCGGGTGGCCGCTCAACAGCATGCCCGACGCGGACTGTACCTGTTCGAGGACGAGGATGGCACGGTCATCGTGCGGGGACGGCTCGCGCCAGAGGTGGGAGCCCTGCTACGGCGCGCGCTCGAGGCCGGCCGTGAGGTGCTCTATCAGCGAGCACGACAGGAGGGGCCGGTCGGCGCAACGGACCCAGCGACGGAGCCACCGACCAGAGCCCAGCAGCAGGCGGATGCGCTCGCCCTCGTGGCGGAGACGGCATTGCATCAGGGTCTGGACCCGGGAACCCCGGGCGAGCGCTACCAGGTGGTGGTGCACGTGGATGCCCCGGTGCTGGCGGATCCGACGCAGCCGGGGCAAACGGTGCTGGAAGACGGGATCCGCGTTTCCGCGGAAACGTCCCAGCGCCTGGCGTGCGACGCGAGCCGGGTGGTGCTGCGGCACGACAGCGAGGGACGCGTGGTGGAGATCGGGGCGAGAACCCGGACCATCCCGCCGGCGCTCCGACGAGCGCTCCAGCAGCGGGACCGGGGCTGCCGCTTCCCCGGCTGCGGGGTTCGGGTCACCCAGGGCCATCATCTTCACCACTGGGCGCAGGGTGGCCCGACAACGCTCTCCAACCTGGCACTGCTCTGTCGACGGCATCACCGCGCGGTCCACGAGGAGGGATACCAGGTCGAACGTTACTCGGACGATGGCTTGCGATTCCGACGCCCCGACGGAAGGGAGTTGCCCGAGGTGCCAGCACCGGGTGCCGTGCCTGCGGAGCCGGTAGAAGCGATCCGGGCTTGCCATGCGGCGCAGGGACTCTCCATCGACGCCAGGACCGGGCGATCGGCCTGGCTGGGCGAGCGCCTGGATCTGGGCTGGACATTGGAGGTACTGCGCCCGCTGGCCAGTGGAGCGCCATCGGGTCCGTCCGGAAATTGA